A part of Winslowiella toletana genomic DNA contains:
- a CDS encoding acyl-homoserine-lactone synthase, with protein sequence MLEIFDVSFDMISNNKMDEMFTLRKGTFKDRLNWAVKCTGEMEFDEYDGQHTNYLLGIKDESLVCSVRFIEMQYPNMIDGTFSSFFKDVKIPQGNYIESSRFFVDRTRAKNLNPGKNPVAIMLFLAMVNYAQNYHYDGILTIVSHPMLTILKRSGWGISVISQGISEKDKPVYLLHLPVDKENQQILIDRINQHNRIGSGAFNKWPLALPLIKERVE encoded by the coding sequence ATGTTAGAAATCTTTGACGTTAGTTTTGATATGATTTCGAATAATAAAATGGATGAAATGTTCACGCTAAGAAAAGGGACATTTAAAGACCGACTAAACTGGGCGGTTAAATGTACGGGTGAGATGGAATTTGATGAGTATGATGGTCAGCACACTAATTATCTATTGGGCATAAAAGATGAAAGTCTGGTGTGCAGTGTTCGTTTTATCGAAATGCAATATCCCAATATGATCGATGGCACTTTTTCGTCTTTCTTCAAAGATGTTAAGATCCCGCAAGGTAACTATATCGAATCCAGTCGTTTTTTTGTTGACCGGACCAGAGCAAAAAATCTTAACCCAGGGAAGAACCCTGTTGCCATCATGCTGTTTTTGGCGATGGTTAATTACGCCCAAAACTATCATTATGATGGCATACTGACGATTGTCAGCCATCCGATGCTCACCATATTAAAACGTTCCGGCTGGGGCATTAGCGTTATTTCTCAGGGGATATCTGAGAAAGACAAACCTGTGTATTTATTGCATTTACCAGTTGATAAGGAAAATCAGCAAATCCTGATTGACCGTATCAATCAGCATAACCGCATCGGGTCCGGCGCCTTCAATAAGTGGCCATTAGCGTTACCACTTATAAAGGAGCGGGTTGAATAA
- a CDS encoding LuxR family transcriptional regulator, protein MSALFSNDEVINTTVNEYLNRQLELHGNLKYAYMIMNKKNPSEVVIISNYPKEWVDTYLENNYQHIDPVILTAINKISPFSWDDNQVVNSRLKFSRIFNLSKQYNIVNGYTFVLHDNNSNLATLSLMLDEQDSSSIEEVIKSNKNKIQMLLIEAHEKITSLYKNIIESEKNKAINKKDIFSQRENEILYWASIGKTYPEIAVILGIKISTVKFHIGNVVKKLGVLNAKHAIRLGVELQLIQPAPL, encoded by the coding sequence ATGTCAGCGCTTTTCTCGAATGACGAAGTCATTAACACTACCGTAAATGAATACCTTAACAGGCAGTTAGAATTGCATGGCAATTTGAAATATGCCTATATGATAATGAACAAAAAAAATCCATCTGAAGTGGTTATTATTTCCAATTACCCGAAGGAGTGGGTGGATACCTATTTAGAAAATAATTATCAGCATATTGATCCGGTGATTCTGACTGCGATAAATAAAATATCGCCATTTTCATGGGATGATAACCAGGTAGTGAACTCCAGACTTAAATTTTCACGTATTTTTAATCTGTCAAAGCAATATAATATCGTTAATGGTTATACCTTTGTTTTGCATGATAATAATTCCAATCTGGCGACATTATCTTTGATGCTTGATGAGCAGGATAGTAGTAGCATTGAAGAGGTTATTAAAAGTAATAAAAATAAAATACAAATGCTGCTGATCGAGGCGCACGAAAAAATAACCTCGCTTTATAAAAATATTATTGAAAGTGAAAAGAATAAAGCAATTAATAAAAAGGATATTTTTTCACAACGAGAAAATGAAATTCTTTACTGGGCCAGCATCGGTAAAACCTATCCGGAAATTGCTGTGATTCTGGGGATAAAAATAAGCACGGTAAAATTTCATATTGGCAACGTTGTGAAAAAATTAGGCGTGCTTAACGCAAAACATGCAATACGACTGGGAGTGGAGCTGCAACTTATTCAACCCGCTCCTTTATAA
- a CDS encoding ABC transporter substrate-binding protein has product MKQTVTRFALAALTLALSATVSAKTLVFCSEGSPENFNPQIYTSGTSVDASAVPVFNRLVDFKVGTTELVPSLAESWDVSADGKVYTFHLRKGVKFHRNKWFTPTRYFNADDVLFSFMRQKDASNPYHKVSGGTYANFDSLEFGSLITSIEKVDDHSVRFTLAHAEAPFLADLAWYFASIHSAEYADAMLKAGTPEKVDMEPIGTGPFQLVQYQKDSRILYKAFPDYWQGKAKLDRIVFAITPDASVRYAKLEKNECQVMPFPNPADLKRMEQNKAITLMQKAGLNTGFLAFNTQKAPLDNVKVRQALTMAINKPAIINAIFQGTGTVAKNLLPPGVWSADQSLKDYDYDPQKAKALLKEAGLPAGTTIDLWAMPVQRPYNPNARRMAEMIQSDWAQVGVKANIVSFEWGEYLKRVRNGEHQAALMGWTTATGDPDNFFGPLFSCTSAAGGSNSAKWCYQPFEKLITAARAEQDHNKRIALYQQAQQVMHDQAPAVMIAHSTIFEPVRKEVSGYEIDPFGKHIFYQVDMK; this is encoded by the coding sequence ATGAAACAAACGGTTACAAGGTTTGCGCTGGCGGCATTAACGCTGGCGTTATCGGCGACGGTATCCGCCAAAACTCTGGTTTTCTGTTCCGAAGGATCGCCGGAAAATTTTAATCCACAAATTTACACCTCTGGCACCAGCGTTGACGCCAGTGCCGTACCGGTATTTAACCGTCTGGTCGATTTTAAAGTGGGCACCACCGAGCTGGTTCCCAGCCTGGCGGAGAGCTGGGATGTCAGTGCTGATGGCAAGGTGTATACCTTCCACCTGCGTAAAGGGGTGAAGTTTCATCGTAATAAGTGGTTTACCCCGACACGCTACTTTAATGCCGATGATGTGCTGTTCTCGTTTATGCGTCAGAAAGATGCCAGCAACCCTTACCATAAAGTCTCTGGCGGCACCTATGCCAATTTTGACAGCCTGGAGTTTGGATCGCTGATCACCTCAATCGAGAAAGTTGACGATCACAGCGTGCGTTTTACACTGGCCCATGCTGAAGCGCCATTCCTTGCCGATCTGGCATGGTATTTTGCCTCGATCCACTCTGCTGAATATGCCGATGCGATGCTTAAAGCCGGGACGCCAGAAAAAGTTGATATGGAACCGATTGGCACCGGTCCTTTCCAGCTGGTGCAGTATCAGAAAGATTCACGCATTTTGTATAAAGCCTTTCCGGATTACTGGCAGGGGAAAGCGAAGCTGGATCGCATTGTGTTTGCGATTACGCCAGACGCTTCAGTGCGCTATGCCAAGCTGGAGAAGAATGAGTGCCAGGTTATGCCATTTCCGAATCCGGCCGATCTGAAACGGATGGAGCAGAATAAAGCTATTACCCTGATGCAGAAGGCGGGGCTGAATACTGGTTTCCTCGCTTTTAATACGCAAAAAGCGCCGCTGGACAATGTCAAAGTGCGTCAGGCGCTGACCATGGCGATTAACAAACCCGCGATTATCAATGCTATCTTCCAGGGTACCGGTACGGTGGCGAAAAATCTGCTGCCCCCTGGTGTCTGGAGCGCCGATCAGTCGCTAAAGGATTACGACTATGATCCGCAGAAAGCTAAAGCGTTACTGAAAGAGGCGGGTTTACCGGCGGGCACCACTATCGACTTGTGGGCGATGCCGGTGCAGCGTCCTTATAACCCGAATGCGCGCCGCATGGCGGAGATGATACAGTCAGACTGGGCGCAGGTGGGCGTCAAAGCCAATATCGTCAGCTTTGAGTGGGGCGAGTACCTGAAACGAGTAAGAAACGGCGAGCATCAGGCGGCGCTGATGGGCTGGACGACGGCTACTGGCGATCCGGACAATTTCTTTGGTCCGCTGTTTAGCTGTACCTCCGCCGCAGGCGGCTCGAACTCCGCAAAATGGTGCTACCAGCCCTTTGAGAAGCTGATTACCGCAGCGCGTGCTGAGCAGGATCACAATAAGCGTATTGCTTTGTACCAGCAGGCGCAGCAAGTGATGCACGATCAGGCGCCAGCGGTTATGATTGCACATTCCACCATTTTTGAACCGGTACGCAAAGAGGTCTCTGGGTATGAGATCGATCCCTTTGGTAAGCATATTTTCTATCAGGTGGATATGAAGTAA